A genomic region of Armatimonadota bacterium contains the following coding sequences:
- a CDS encoding potassium channel family protein, producing the protein MEYVVGALACLLILFILWDTFETVIMPRTVINRMGLTTVLYRVSWRVWGALASRLGARRERFLSAFGPLSLILLLATWAVMLMLAFAMLHWSAGSRFVTAGRHIGFGTYVYVSGTTLFTLGLGDVTPVGIVARSITVLEAGLGLGFLAVVIGYLPVQYQAFSRREVTISLLDARAGSPATATELLRRHAAAGQTKEVTDLLREFERWSAEVLESHLSYPTLAYYRSQHDRQSWLSSLTTVLDTSALVAVGVGDIPTWQAELTLAMARHTVVDLALVFYAAPAAPFPDRLPSEDFDTLSAILAEAGIPLRDPETAELRLLKNRRLYEPYVAALAKGLRLDLPTWIAPSGGVDNWQTSFWDGGHL; encoded by the coding sequence ATGGAATATGTCGTTGGTGCGCTGGCGTGTTTGCTGATCCTGTTCATCCTGTGGGACACCTTCGAGACGGTGATCATGCCGCGCACGGTGATCAACCGGATGGGGCTCACCACGGTACTTTACCGGGTATCCTGGCGGGTATGGGGCGCCCTCGCGTCCAGGCTGGGCGCCCGGCGCGAACGCTTTCTCAGCGCATTTGGCCCGCTTTCCCTGATACTGCTTCTGGCAACCTGGGCAGTGATGCTGATGCTGGCGTTTGCGATGCTGCATTGGTCTGCCGGCTCACGCTTCGTCACCGCCGGGCGCCATATCGGATTTGGCACGTATGTGTACGTGAGCGGGACGACGTTGTTCACGCTTGGCCTCGGCGATGTGACCCCTGTCGGCATCGTCGCGCGGTCGATCACCGTCCTGGAAGCCGGCCTTGGCTTGGGATTCCTCGCGGTTGTCATCGGTTATCTACCCGTTCAGTACCAGGCATTTTCGCGCCGGGAAGTCACCATTTCCCTTCTCGATGCCCGGGCGGGCTCCCCGGCGACAGCCACGGAACTCCTTCGCCGGCATGCGGCGGCGGGCCAGACGAAGGAGGTAACCGATCTGCTGCGCGAGTTTGAGCGTTGGTCGGCCGAGGTGCTTGAAAGCCACCTATCGTACCCAACACTCGCTTACTACCGCTCCCAGCACGATCGACAGTCCTGGCTCTCCTCGTTGACGACCGTCCTCGACACATCGGCGCTCGTCGCTGTGGGTGTGGGCGACATTCCCACATGGCAGGCCGAACTGACACTCGCGATGGCCCGGCATACCGTCGTGGACCTCGCGCTAGTCTTCTACGCCGCGCCGGCCGCGCCGTTCCCGGATCGCCTTCCATCAGAGGATTTCGACACGCTCAGCGCCATACTCGCGGAAGCCGGTATTCCATTGCGCGATCCGGAAACTGCTGAACTCCGCCTGTTGAAGAACCGTCGCCTGTATGAGCCCTACGTCGCCGCCCTGGCCAAAGGATTAAGGCTGGACCTGCCGACCTGGATCGCCCCCAGCGGCGGGGTGGATAACTGGCAGACCAGTTTCTGGGATGGCGGCCACCTGTAG
- a CDS encoding ABC transporter ATP-binding protein, which produces MLEINGITKYFGDLAAVNTLSFRVDGGEIVGLLGPNGAGKTTTIRCIAGILSPDYGNVTLCGRDIVREPEAAKRHLAYVPEVPNPYEMLTVMEHLRFVAAAFDTEAELARADELLDALDLLDKRNAVAASLSKGMRQKLACACAFVHRADIFCFDEPLVGIDPKGARSLKDLLQRERDAGKALLISTHQLDTAERLCDRVVIMHKGSLVTEGTMEELHQTARLGENATLEDMFLELTEEVT; this is translated from the coding sequence ATGCTTGAGATCAACGGCATCACCAAATACTTCGGCGATCTGGCCGCTGTCAATACGCTGAGTTTTCGCGTCGATGGCGGGGAGATCGTCGGCCTACTGGGGCCAAACGGAGCCGGGAAGACCACCACCATCCGATGTATTGCCGGCATCCTCTCGCCGGATTACGGGAACGTCACCCTCTGCGGGCGGGACATCGTCCGCGAGCCTGAAGCCGCCAAACGACACCTTGCCTACGTACCGGAAGTCCCCAACCCGTACGAAATGCTCACGGTCATGGAGCACCTTCGGTTCGTGGCGGCCGCCTTCGACACCGAGGCGGAGTTGGCGCGCGCCGATGAACTGCTCGACGCCCTCGACCTTCTCGATAAACGCAACGCCGTCGCGGCCTCTCTCAGCAAGGGCATGCGGCAGAAACTGGCGTGCGCCTGCGCGTTTGTTCACCGGGCCGACATCTTCTGCTTTGACGAACCGCTGGTTGGAATCGACCCGAAGGGCGCGCGATCCCTCAAGGACCTTCTGCAGCGGGAGCGGGACGCCGGCAAAGCGCTCCTCATCTCCACTCATCAGTTGGACACCGCCGAGCGCCTCTGTGACCGGGTAGTCATCATGCATAAAGGCTCTCTGGTCACCGAGGGAACGATGGAGGAGCTTCACCAGACGGCCCGGCTTGGTGAGAACGCCACCCTGGAGGACATGTTCCTCGAGCTTACCGAAGAGGTGACGTGA
- a CDS encoding ankyrin repeat domain-containing protein, producing MLERDFPVRPDLTQLRHQAKDLLRAIREGEPSAVAELRERHPERPEPGVARLADAQLTLARSNGLPSWPRLVLACSMTDAIWRNDADAVRRMVLKRPQLLHENARGREQCNWGPPMSYAANLGKDAIVTMLHELGASDVQHAFERACLRGILDTARRLHAMGGMPVRGSVMGPCETLNGDGLALLLELGAEFCDADGDRLAPLGLILQTYSRNPPGKHKCLKLVEEQGIPLPDTPPMAVHRGRMDLLEQHIRRDPAVLSKRFSHREIFPVELGCDLDESLALHGTPLAGTTLLHMCVDYDEIEIARWLIEQGADANATADIDADGFGGHTPLFGCVVSQPYRTGRRLDDAFARLLLEHGADTSIRASLRKRLRFVADETAHEYRNVTAKEWGERFHDQDWVSRSVMSLLS from the coding sequence ATGTTGGAACGCGATTTTCCGGTTCGTCCGGACCTCACGCAACTCAGGCACCAGGCGAAGGACCTTCTGCGCGCCATCCGGGAGGGCGAACCTTCCGCCGTTGCCGAACTCCGGGAGCGCCACCCCGAGCGCCCGGAGCCAGGCGTCGCCAGACTGGCCGATGCCCAACTCACACTCGCCCGAAGCAACGGTCTGCCTAGCTGGCCCCGCCTCGTTCTCGCCTGCTCCATGACCGACGCTATCTGGCGAAACGACGCCGATGCCGTCCGCCGCATGGTTCTGAAGCGCCCGCAACTGCTCCACGAAAATGCCCGTGGCCGCGAACAGTGTAACTGGGGCCCGCCGATGTCCTATGCCGCCAACCTCGGCAAGGATGCGATCGTCACGATGCTTCACGAACTCGGCGCCTCGGACGTTCAGCACGCGTTCGAGCGGGCATGCCTCCGCGGCATTCTCGACACCGCGCGGCGGTTGCACGCGATGGGTGGCATGCCGGTCCGCGGTTCCGTGATGGGCCCCTGCGAAACGCTGAACGGCGACGGCCTCGCCCTGCTTCTCGAACTGGGCGCGGAGTTCTGCGATGCTGACGGCGATCGGCTCGCGCCGCTCGGCCTGATCCTGCAGACCTATTCCCGCAATCCGCCCGGGAAGCACAAGTGTCTCAAACTCGTGGAAGAGCAGGGGATTCCGCTTCCCGACACGCCGCCGATGGCTGTCCATCGCGGACGGATGGACCTGCTGGAACAGCACATACGCCGTGATCCAGCCGTCCTTTCAAAGCGGTTTTCCCATCGCGAAATCTTCCCGGTGGAGCTGGGTTGCGATCTGGACGAATCGCTTGCGCTCCACGGGACGCCGCTCGCGGGAACGACCCTGCTCCACATGTGTGTGGACTACGATGAGATCGAAATCGCGCGTTGGCTCATTGAACAGGGCGCCGATGCGAATGCGACAGCGGACATCGACGCCGACGGCTTCGGTGGCCACACGCCGCTGTTCGGTTGCGTTGTATCGCAGCCGTACCGCACTGGGCGCCGCCTCGATGATGCGTTCGCCCGATTGCTGCTGGAGCACGGCGCCGATACGTCCATCCGCGCTTCCCTGCGCAAACGCCTCCGCTTTGTCGCCGATGAGACGGCCCACGAGTACCGCAACGTCACGGCGAAGGAGTGGGGAGAGCGTTTCCACGATCAAGATTGGGTAAGCCGCTCCGTCATGAGTTTGCTCTCCTGA
- a CDS encoding putative ABC exporter domain-containing protein yields MRAIALMSWWQFRNAIRTTLTEPRKLIPALVFLGLMGLQALNFVFIGSQSHQTPIPLVSEFIRLHASAARSMVFLFLAVLSVGQLESGLTGGALTFSLSDVDYLFPAPISRRIVLLYRIPAIVFRNLLYIAFFLFIGYLTFWRMTDAGQANLSGLPLYVAVSCWLCGYTCIAITLEIVFGLGKARLAHKFAWAFLAALVGAIAMTIWRGGIDGIGALERSWVLGIPFYPCRLLADAFVSPLTGKPAGGSIWQLAVFFAATLLLLLTRTENYYEVTLTGSERIARLREAARSGSFSAIFAARFRNREAGRKGRATPYALPLFGRGAGAVFWAHLSSAAKRPFVNFVLPFSAGLVSAVVALMWLPGSAVEIVAGIDAYVTWSFLLIATRSSFRQCVQLRSLVRPFPIRPWKVVVADVTPTVLTGSLFGWGAGLALLGYGGKERVIVAAALLFAAPALVCALALIQYVIALWYPSAQDKMQQLLSGFVSMALFGATAIVLTPFIAVPLILRASLPVVVASGFIGSIASVCGLLALASSVFRRAEIA; encoded by the coding sequence ATGCGCGCCATCGCCCTTATGTCCTGGTGGCAATTTCGGAACGCTATCCGCACCACGCTCACCGAACCACGCAAACTCATTCCGGCCCTGGTTTTCCTCGGTTTGATGGGGTTGCAGGCCCTCAATTTCGTCTTCATCGGTTCCCAAAGCCATCAGACCCCGATACCGTTGGTTTCCGAATTCATCCGGCTTCACGCCTCCGCGGCCCGGTCCATGGTCTTTCTGTTTCTCGCCGTTCTCTCGGTCGGGCAGTTGGAATCCGGGCTCACCGGAGGCGCGCTCACGTTCTCGTTGAGCGACGTGGACTACCTGTTCCCAGCACCCATCTCGCGGCGAATCGTTCTGCTCTACCGGATTCCGGCCATCGTGTTCCGGAACCTGTTATACATTGCGTTCTTCCTGTTCATCGGGTACCTGACGTTCTGGCGAATGACCGACGCGGGGCAGGCAAACCTTTCGGGCCTGCCGCTGTACGTTGCCGTTTCCTGCTGGCTCTGTGGATACACCTGCATCGCCATCACGCTGGAGATCGTGTTTGGACTCGGCAAAGCGCGTTTGGCGCACAAGTTTGCCTGGGCATTTCTCGCGGCGCTGGTCGGTGCCATCGCTATGACGATCTGGCGTGGCGGCATCGACGGCATCGGGGCTTTGGAGCGTTCCTGGGTTCTGGGTATCCCGTTCTACCCCTGCCGACTCCTTGCGGACGCCTTTGTTTCGCCTCTCACCGGAAAGCCGGCGGGCGGTTCAATCTGGCAGTTGGCCGTGTTTTTCGCAGCAACGCTTCTTCTGCTCCTCACGCGCACCGAGAACTATTATGAGGTGACGCTCACCGGCTCGGAGCGCATTGCGCGTTTGAGAGAGGCTGCACGGTCCGGAAGCTTCTCGGCGATATTTGCCGCGCGGTTCAGAAACCGAGAGGCCGGCCGCAAAGGCCGGGCCACGCCTTACGCTCTGCCGCTCTTCGGGAGGGGCGCCGGCGCGGTGTTCTGGGCGCACCTTTCCTCGGCGGCGAAGCGTCCCTTCGTCAATTTCGTGCTGCCTTTCTCAGCTGGCCTCGTTTCGGCAGTCGTTGCCCTGATGTGGCTCCCGGGCAGCGCGGTAGAGATTGTCGCCGGCATCGACGCCTATGTCACATGGTCATTCCTGCTGATCGCCACACGTTCGTCGTTCCGACAGTGCGTGCAACTCCGATCCCTGGTCCGTCCCTTCCCGATCCGGCCCTGGAAGGTCGTAGTCGCGGACGTTACGCCCACTGTGCTCACCGGTTCGCTGTTCGGGTGGGGGGCAGGCCTTGCGTTATTGGGATACGGGGGGAAGGAGCGGGTCATCGTCGCGGCGGCGCTGCTGTTTGCCGCTCCGGCGCTGGTGTGCGCGCTCGCGCTGATCCAGTACGTAATCGCGCTGTGGTACCCGTCCGCGCAGGACAAGATGCAGCAGCTCCTGTCCGGCTTCGTCAGCATGGCCCTGTTCGGCGCCACCGCCATTGTGCTCACGCCGTTTATCGCGGTGCCGCTCATCTTGAGGGCTTCGCTGCCTGTAGTCGTGGCCTCCGGCTTCATCGGCAGCATCGCGTCGGTCTGCGGGCTCCTGGCGCTCGCCTCGTCCGTCTTCCGGCGGGCGGAAATCGCCTGA
- a CDS encoding FAD-binding oxidoreductase encodes MTEQQIMSRTGGSASLREDTIRGFAEAFTGRLVTPGSPEYDQARTVWNAMIDRRPAMIARCRTDADVVQAVCFARDNNLLLAVRGGGHNIAGNAVCDGGMMIDLSPMRAVTVDAAQKTARVEAGATLGDFDREAQAFGLATPLGVNSTTGVAGLTLGGGFGWLSRSLGLTIDNLISADVVTADGRRLRASETENPDLFWAFRGGGGNFGVVTAFNFRLHKIGPEVLSGLIVHPLDDAQKVLRFYREFIETTPEEFVCWIVLRQAPPLPFLPEEWHGREVLVLAVCYSGHDLKEGERVAKPLRDFGSPIADVIAPHPFTVWQTILDPLLTPGARNYWKSHDFREISDGLIDVLIDAARRLPDPQTEIAFAQLGGAVSRVPSDATAYGHRDGRYVLNTHGRWNDPAKDEAGIGWARDLFRAAAPYATGSVYVNFLTQDEDDRVRAAYGGNYDRLVRIKNRYDPSNLFCHNQNIRPSV; translated from the coding sequence ATGACGGAGCAGCAAATCATGTCCCGTACGGGCGGATCGGCTTCTCTGCGTGAGGATACCATCCGAGGGTTCGCCGAAGCGTTCACAGGCCGTCTCGTGACTCCCGGGTCGCCCGAATATGACCAGGCCCGGACGGTCTGGAATGCGATGATAGACCGCCGGCCGGCGATGATCGCGCGCTGCCGGACAGACGCTGATGTCGTCCAGGCTGTGTGCTTCGCGCGAGACAACAACCTGCTTCTCGCCGTGCGGGGCGGCGGGCATAACATCGCCGGAAACGCCGTCTGTGATGGCGGCATGATGATAGACCTGTCGCCGATGCGCGCGGTCACGGTGGACGCAGCGCAAAAGACGGCCCGCGTTGAAGCGGGCGCGACACTCGGCGACTTCGATCGAGAGGCGCAGGCATTCGGCCTGGCCACGCCCCTCGGTGTGAATTCAACCACCGGCGTCGCGGGGCTCACTCTCGGCGGCGGCTTCGGCTGGCTGAGCCGCAGCCTCGGCCTCACCATCGACAACCTCATTTCGGCGGACGTTGTTACCGCCGATGGCAGGAGACTACGTGCGAGCGAGACCGAAAATCCTGATCTGTTCTGGGCCTTCCGCGGGGGCGGAGGCAACTTCGGTGTGGTGACCGCCTTCAATTTCCGCTTACATAAAATCGGCCCGGAAGTGCTTTCGGGCCTCATCGTCCACCCGCTGGACGACGCGCAGAAAGTCTTGCGATTCTACCGTGAGTTCATAGAGACCACACCGGAAGAGTTCGTCTGCTGGATAGTATTGCGCCAGGCGCCGCCGCTCCCGTTCCTCCCGGAGGAGTGGCACGGCCGGGAGGTCCTGGTACTGGCGGTCTGCTACTCCGGGCACGACCTGAAGGAGGGCGAGCGGGTGGCGAAACCGTTGCGCGACTTCGGGAGTCCCATCGCCGATGTGATCGCGCCCCATCCGTTTACGGTGTGGCAGACGATTCTCGACCCGCTGCTCACGCCGGGAGCGCGCAATTACTGGAAATCGCACGATTTCCGCGAGATCAGTGACGGGCTGATCGATGTTCTGATCGACGCCGCCCGGCGCCTGCCGGACCCGCAGACTGAAATCGCGTTCGCCCAGCTTGGCGGCGCCGTGAGCCGGGTTCCGAGCGATGCAACGGCCTATGGTCACAGAGATGGCCGCTACGTTCTCAATACGCACGGCCGATGGAACGATCCGGCCAAAGACGAGGCCGGCATCGGCTGGGCGCGGGACCTGTTCCGGGCGGCGGCGCCCTACGCCACGGGCTCCGTCTATGTTAACTTCCTCACGCAGGACGAGGACGATCGCGTCCGGGCCGCCTATGGCGGCAACTACGACCGCCTGGTGCGGATCAAGAACCGTTACGATCCGTCCAACCTCTTCTGCCACAACCAGAACATACGGCCGTCGGTCTGA
- a CDS encoding polysaccharide biosynthesis tyrosine autokinase produces the protein MEETIFEPQEIDLRTYWQVVRKRRYTILTSLAAVVTLGMLWTFMQKPVYQAETKILSKGNNATGSGDILSSTIPALGAFADQRAVQTQVEIITSSPMLKEAAKRTGLGDTDIAPQVKVDGGKDSNVINVTTKSTNPKVAMDLANNLAAVYVEGNLNQNRSSAHAGRVFLEDQQARYQTALEEAAVALRDYQQKTGSVSLPTATEAEVKALSDLEVGKMAAETDRNTALARADGIRRMLDRTTVTVVSQSTIARNPIVDKLQGQIVDLNVQRAGLLREFKPASAKVQAVDAQLATAEAREKSVVASILSGKIYAENPVHQALMAQLTDAEGSALASAARSTAVGRSIAAQKAILQRLPEEQFRMAQLERNVQVAEKTYLALQDRYQSLRIAEESTLANAQIIEPARLPKGPISPKRKLNFILSVLVGLMLGVGIAALQEALDDTLRTSEDVERELALPMLGIVTRIAEPGDRSLVHAGTLSGVAEAFRMVRSNIKFMAVDKSLRTIMVTSAGKGEGKSTTAANLAIALAQDGRNVVLVDGDLRRPSVHKQFGVPNATGLTNAIVGGLPTGEVSLDVGLENLRIVTAGPIPPNPAELLDSERFAKIVEELRAAYDIVVFDAPPVLGVADASVLGGRCDGVVLVVAAGEVEKKAARRTVQMLQQARAHILGVVLNKIDQRHGEYYYDYYYYQYHSDDGSTHRRKRNKASSSHGKGK, from the coding sequence ATGGAAGAAACCATCTTCGAACCACAAGAGATTGACCTTCGTACGTACTGGCAGGTAGTCCGAAAGCGTCGCTATACAATCCTCACCTCACTCGCGGCGGTCGTTACGCTGGGCATGCTGTGGACCTTCATGCAGAAGCCCGTCTACCAGGCGGAGACGAAGATTCTGTCCAAGGGGAACAACGCTACGGGCAGCGGCGATATCCTCAGCAGCACCATACCGGCCCTCGGCGCCTTCGCCGATCAGCGCGCCGTGCAGACACAGGTCGAGATCATTACGTCGTCGCCCATGCTGAAGGAAGCGGCCAAACGGACCGGGCTCGGCGATACCGATATCGCTCCCCAGGTGAAGGTCGATGGCGGCAAGGATTCCAACGTCATTAACGTGACCACGAAATCCACCAATCCCAAGGTGGCTATGGACCTCGCCAACAACCTTGCGGCCGTGTACGTCGAAGGCAATCTGAACCAGAACCGCAGCAGCGCCCACGCCGGGCGTGTCTTCCTGGAGGATCAGCAGGCCCGGTATCAGACGGCCCTCGAAGAGGCTGCGGTCGCATTGCGCGATTATCAGCAAAAGACCGGCTCCGTGTCGCTTCCCACAGCCACTGAAGCGGAAGTCAAAGCGCTATCCGATCTGGAAGTCGGCAAAATGGCGGCCGAGACGGACCGCAACACCGCATTGGCCAGGGCCGACGGCATTCGCAGGATGCTGGACAGGACCACCGTTACCGTCGTCTCACAATCCACGATCGCCCGAAATCCCATCGTTGATAAACTGCAGGGGCAGATTGTGGACCTGAACGTGCAGCGCGCGGGATTGCTGAGGGAATTCAAACCAGCCAGCGCCAAGGTGCAGGCGGTCGACGCCCAACTCGCCACCGCGGAGGCGCGCGAGAAATCAGTGGTGGCAAGCATCCTGTCAGGAAAGATATATGCGGAAAACCCCGTGCACCAGGCGCTGATGGCGCAGTTGACCGATGCCGAAGGCTCCGCCCTGGCCTCCGCAGCGCGCTCGACGGCGGTTGGCCGGTCCATCGCCGCTCAAAAGGCGATCCTCCAGCGCTTGCCGGAAGAACAGTTCCGCATGGCTCAGTTGGAGCGCAACGTACAGGTGGCTGAGAAGACCTACCTTGCCCTTCAGGACCGGTACCAGAGCCTGCGCATCGCCGAGGAGAGCACTCTCGCCAACGCTCAGATTATCGAACCGGCGAGGCTGCCCAAGGGGCCGATCAGCCCGAAGCGCAAACTGAATTTCATCCTGTCCGTCCTTGTTGGCCTGATGCTTGGCGTCGGGATAGCCGCGCTTCAGGAAGCGTTGGATGACACCCTCCGGACCAGCGAGGACGTGGAACGGGAATTGGCGCTTCCGATGCTTGGTATCGTGACGCGCATCGCCGAACCTGGGGACAGGTCCCTGGTCCACGCCGGCACGCTAAGCGGCGTCGCCGAAGCGTTCCGCATGGTTCGGTCGAACATCAAGTTCATGGCGGTCGATAAGAGCCTGCGGACGATCATGGTGACCAGCGCTGGAAAGGGTGAGGGCAAGAGCACCACAGCCGCGAATCTGGCGATCGCCCTTGCCCAGGACGGACGCAACGTAGTGCTGGTAGACGGCGACCTCCGCCGCCCCAGCGTGCACAAGCAGTTTGGAGTGCCAAACGCCACAGGGCTGACGAACGCGATCGTAGGAGGTCTTCCAACCGGCGAGGTATCTCTCGACGTTGGCCTTGAGAACCTGCGCATCGTGACAGCCGGCCCGATCCCGCCGAATCCGGCCGAGTTGCTGGACTCCGAGCGGTTCGCGAAGATCGTCGAGGAACTGCGCGCTGCTTATGACATCGTGGTGTTCGACGCGCCCCCCGTTCTGGGGGTCGCGGATGCCAGCGTGTTGGGTGGCCGGTGCGATGGCGTTGTGCTTGTGGTCGCGGCCGGCGAGGTGGAGAAGAAAGCCGCGAGGCGGACCGTCCAGATGCTGCAACAGGCCCGCGCCCACATCCTGGGAGTGGTGCTCAACAAGATCGACCAGCGTCACGGGGAGTATTACTATGACTATTACTACTACCAGTACCATTCAGATGACGGAAGCACACACCGCCGGAAGCGTAACAAAGCCTCCAGTTCACACGGAAAAGGGAAGTAG
- a CDS encoding glycoside hydrolase family 9 protein produces the protein MDESKIEPGKPNSVTRRALLQGLGGAGLAFAVPPATPALADERSAGPSPPARKRPYIVIGLNQVGFLPADPKRAVIAATAPPPSPGFSIVDDAVVPRIRHRGKIVGMPQRVPADAPFQNFYAADFDAYTVPGRYRLRLADGRLSEPFTIGKDAYHQLIPLVLQYFDAQRCGRLPSLVHGPCHTDDGIAVGGPRDGQQIDATGGWHDAGDYLKFVETTSYVTGLLATTCERYLKMPPDPTSAQTLQALLLHCRVGLEWLLKMHPAAEEFYYQVGDESDHETWRLPETDVPAGNRAWKPRPVYFGVGANLAGRVAASLAVAARLYRTKDKAFAEKCLKAAETAFALGLANPKVVSTLPYDFYPEKTWADDMEWGAAQLFTTTGRQEYLRHALDFSEEAGPAGEAPSVYSTHAVAHTALYPHAPTGDRKRLLDYIRADAEVVSKQANNPYSLGTPLIWGTAEAAAGAGLLCWNYGKLSGDDAFLTLSRRQRDFILGCNPWGMSFVIGAGSHYPLNPHHQIADLKGVELTGALVGGPTSQSIFKEQKITLRDEGPGADAESPPLFPENADQPAVYHDSADDYVTNEPANDYTAKFLLLAALDAYAA, from the coding sequence ATGGACGAGTCGAAAATCGAACCGGGAAAGCCGAACAGCGTGACGCGCCGGGCCCTCCTGCAAGGGCTGGGGGGCGCGGGGCTGGCATTCGCCGTGCCGCCCGCGACGCCCGCCCTCGCCGATGAGCGTTCCGCCGGACCTTCACCGCCCGCGCGAAAGCGTCCCTACATCGTCATCGGCCTCAACCAGGTAGGATTCCTGCCCGCCGATCCGAAGCGGGCAGTGATCGCCGCCACCGCTCCGCCGCCATCTCCGGGTTTCAGCATCGTGGATGACGCAGTCGTGCCCCGAATTCGTCACCGCGGCAAGATCGTGGGGATGCCGCAGCGCGTTCCCGCGGATGCCCCGTTTCAGAATTTTTATGCAGCCGATTTCGACGCGTACACCGTGCCTGGGCGATACCGTCTCAGGCTCGCGGATGGCCGGTTGTCCGAACCCTTCACGATCGGCAAGGACGCCTATCACCAGCTGATCCCCCTGGTGCTGCAGTACTTCGACGCGCAACGCTGCGGCAGGCTGCCGTCACTGGTGCATGGGCCTTGCCACACGGACGACGGCATCGCGGTGGGAGGGCCGCGCGACGGCCAGCAGATTGACGCCACCGGGGGCTGGCACGACGCGGGGGACTACCTGAAGTTCGTCGAAACCACGAGCTACGTCACCGGCCTCCTCGCCACCACGTGCGAGCGATACCTCAAGATGCCGCCGGACCCCACCTCCGCACAGACGTTGCAGGCGCTATTACTGCACTGCCGGGTCGGGCTTGAGTGGCTGTTAAAAATGCACCCCGCCGCCGAGGAGTTCTACTACCAGGTTGGCGATGAATCCGATCACGAGACGTGGCGGCTCCCCGAGACCGACGTACCGGCCGGCAACCGTGCATGGAAGCCGCGGCCCGTGTATTTCGGCGTGGGCGCCAACCTGGCCGGACGGGTTGCGGCATCGCTGGCCGTGGCCGCGCGTCTGTACCGGACGAAGGATAAAGCGTTCGCGGAGAAGTGTCTTAAGGCCGCAGAAACCGCTTTCGCGCTCGGGTTGGCCAACCCGAAGGTGGTGTCCACACTACCGTACGATTTCTATCCGGAGAAGACCTGGGCCGACGATATGGAGTGGGGAGCGGCGCAGCTTTTCACGACCACCGGTCGCCAGGAATACCTGCGGCACGCGCTGGATTTCTCGGAGGAAGCCGGGCCTGCGGGTGAGGCGCCCAGCGTCTACAGCACACACGCCGTCGCGCATACGGCGCTCTACCCGCACGCGCCTACCGGCGACCGCAAGCGCCTGCTCGATTACATCCGCGCCGACGCCGAAGTGGTGAGCAAACAGGCGAACAACCCCTACTCGCTCGGCACGCCGCTCATCTGGGGGACGGCGGAAGCGGCCGCGGGGGCCGGCCTCCTGTGCTGGAATTACGGCAAGCTCAGCGGTGACGATGCCTTCCTTACGCTATCGCGCCGGCAGCGAGACTTCATACTGGGCTGCAATCCGTGGGGGATGTCGTTCGTCATCGGCGCCGGAAGCCATTACCCGCTCAACCCCCACCACCAGATCGCCGACCTGAAGGGCGTGGAGCTCACCGGCGCGCTTGTGGGCGGCCCAACCTCACAGTCGATCTTCAAGGAGCAGAAAATCACTTTACGCGATGAAGGTCCCGGCGCCGACGCCGAGAGCCCCCCTCTCTTCCCCGAGAACGCCGACCAACCGGCGGTATACCACGACAGCGCCGATGACTACGTGACGAATGAACCGGCGAACGACTACACGGCGAAGTTTCTGCTCCTTGCCGCGTTGGACGCATACGCGGCATAG
- a CDS encoding DUF5615 family PIN-like protein: MIRFLADEDLDNDILRGLKRRVPDAVISRVQDLFPGKPDPEVLAWCADDGSVLVSHDVQTMRKHAYARIDAELRMPGLILIPRSTPIHIAIDDLALIAEASLESDWEGKVSFLPL, from the coding sequence GTGATCCGCTTCCTGGCCGACGAGGATCTCGACAACGACATCCTGCGCGGATTGAAGCGTAGAGTGCCGGATGCTGTGATCTCACGGGTGCAGGATCTGTTTCCCGGAAAGCCTGACCCCGAAGTGCTTGCCTGGTGCGCGGATGATGGGAGTGTGCTGGTCAGCCACGATGTCCAGACGATGCGAAAACACGCGTACGCGCGGATAGACGCCGAGCTCCGCATGCCGGGTCTGATCCTTATCCCCCGTTCCACCCCCATCCACATTGCGATCGACGACTTGGCGTTGATTGCCGAAGCAAGTCTCGAATCAGACTGGGAGGGAAAAGTATCATTTCTCCCGCTGTAG